CGGACTGCTGGGTGCCGGCTTCGGCTGCTTCCTGGGTGTCGACCAAGCGCTGGCCACCCAGGTGCTGCCGGACGCCGCGACGACCGGGAAGGACCTCGGAATCATGAACATTGCGATGGCCGTCCCGCAGGCCCTCGGACCGTTGATCGGTGCCTTCGTCGTCGCGTGGTTCGGCGGGTTCACCGCGCTCTACGTCGCGTCCGCGGTGTTCGGGATCCTCGGCGGACTGAGCGTGCTGCGGGTGCGAGGTGTGCGATGAGTCGGCCGACAGGGGACTGGGCACGGATCGACGCCGCGGTGCGCGCACACGGCGACGGGGGTGCGGTCGTCGCCCTCGACCGTGCGGCCTTCCTGGCCAACGCCGCGGATCTGGTACGCCGAGCGGCGGGCACCCCGATCCGCGTCGCCTCCAAGTCGCTACGGGTTCGGTCCTGTATCCATGAGGTCCTCGCGATGGACGGCATCGCCGGCGTCCTCGCCTATGACTTGGCCGAAGCCCATTGGCTGGCAATCGAATCCGGGGTCGAGGACGTCCTGATGGGGTACCCCACTGCCGACGTTCCAGCCCTTCGAGCGCTCGCCGCGGACGAGGTAGCCAGGGACCGGGTCACCGTGCTGGTCGACTCGGTGGCGCAGCTGGACTTCCTGGACCGGGTCCTGCCGCGTGACGTCACGGTCCGTGTCGCGATCGATCTGGATGCTTCCTTCGACGTCCCGGTGCTGGGTCGTCTCGGCGTCCTGCGATCCCCGGTGCACACCGCCGATGCGGCGGTGGCCCTCGCCCGGGAGATCGACACACGACCCGGCCTTCAATTGGTCGGTGTCATGTCCTACGAGGCGCAGGTCGCGGGCGTCGGCAACGAACTGCCCGACGGTGGAGTGACGGCGCGGCTCAAGAACGC
The window above is part of the Branchiibius hedensis genome. Proteins encoded here:
- a CDS encoding alanine racemase; protein product: MSRPTGDWARIDAAVRAHGDGGAVVALDRAAFLANAADLVRRAAGTPIRVASKSLRVRSCIHEVLAMDGIAGVLAYDLAEAHWLAIESGVEDVLMGYPTADVPALRALAADEVARDRVTVLVDSVAQLDFLDRVLPRDVTVRVAIDLDASFDVPVLGRLGVLRSPVHTADAAVALAREIDTRPGLQLVGVMSYEAQVAGVGNELPDGGVTARLKNAAVATMQKHSMAELVPRRSAAIAAIREVADLEFVNGGGTGSIEVTAQDPSVTDIAAGSGFFGGHLFDGYAHFQPRPAIGFGLQVVRRPGPGVVTCHGGGWIASGPPAADRLPLPVWPAGLHYAPREAAGEVQTPLLGAAADGLDLGDRVWFRHTKSGEIAEHANTVLVVDGDAVVDEIPTYRGEGKCFL